The Musa acuminata AAA Group cultivar baxijiao chromosome BXJ1-3, Cavendish_Baxijiao_AAA, whole genome shotgun sequence genome window below encodes:
- the LOC135620058 gene encoding enhancer of mRNA-decapping protein 4-like, whose amino-acid sequence MASPAGSPNTSGNYDTQALFKPPNPGAAPRPPFSPPSAYPAPPSSYPTPPLPGAFSYPPATPPFHHHPFLHYPQEQLHRPPAIYPPAVASSHPPSPNPSPNPSPSPNTNPGARLMALLNPPAQLESAVSMPPPSSAPSEFLAPSTAATAMLHPIPSAPPAALVQSAPVRMPSNKLPRGRLLGAGERTVYDVDLRLPGETQPPQLEVTPITKYISDPGLVLGRQIAVNRNYICYGLKLGAIRVLNINTALRSLLKGHSQRVTDMAFFAEDVHLLASASIDGRVFVWKIDEGPDTENKPQITGKIVMAVQIVGEGESCHPRICWHSHKQEILFVGIGYWVLKIDINKVGRGKEFLAEEPIKCHVEKLIDGVQIIGKHDGEVTDLSISQWMVTRLVSGSKDGTVRIWDDRKMVPLAMFKPHDGHPVNSVAFMTSPHRPDHINLITAGPLSREVKIWASATEEGWLLPSDSESWHCTQTLELKSSLEHRTEEAFFNQIVVLPQASLIVIANAKKNAIYAVHVDYGPYPASTHMDYIADFTVAMPILSLTATHDFLPDGEQVVQIYCVQTQAIQQYALDLIQCLPPPTTNVGLVKDPLSRVFDTPSLEGAGVPEPSCGLTDSSLDGASATSHAVASVSSEATRTNELSASSFEVQPSAPPLMKADADALQVAPSSVPLNVDFAGTLPAPKSPEKIEEAPSLGGCETDRSFSEYSDDRKVDSVVPSTFDVPMTKETTPKEESKAGHSDLSKLSNPRMMFKLGGNSTHLITPAEILSGAIPSSEGSRANQRIIEDVKLQNITTGDNIDGSDLEVKVVGEGRSGQQELDSQKVPPDYPDENKEISPETSLADFEVDNECSILTENSFEEESHPGEDTAIPGSKKHLPSTVEEVPDDTKNTTEEVTGSAVTAASQSLAADKGKKQKENKHQMLSPSSPSSSPFNSTDTLNEPGSSANVPSADATFPQMPAMREMLNQIMSMQKEMQKQMGVMVAAPVAKEGKRVETMLSRSMEKIIKANADALWARIQEENAKHEKFEKERMQQMTNLITNYVNKDLPTILEKALKKELSAIGSTVARAITPVISTTIAESFQRGVGDKTVNQLEKSMSSKLETAVARQIQTQFQTTGKQVLQDSLRSCLESSVVPAFDNSCKVMFEQVENAFQKGMSEHTASAQQQLEAANTPLALTLREAINSASSITQNLTTELIDGQRKLLALVAAGNTKALSPLAMQQSNGSTPGLPEIVGAPVDPTKELSRLISERKYEEAFTMALQRSDVSIVSWLCTQVDLRAICSTVPLPLSQGVLLALLQQLACDLNNETSRKVGWMTDVAVAINPTDPMITMHVRPIFEQVYSMLGHQRALPTTAASETTNIRLLMHVINSVLMTCK is encoded by the exons ATGGCATCCCCCGCCGGGAGCCCCAACACCTCCGGGAACTACGACACACAGGCTCTCTTCAAGCCTCCAAACCCCGGCGCCGCCCCCCGGCCGCCTTTCTCTCCTCCTTCCGCCTACCCCGCGCCGCCGTCATCGTACCCCACGCCGCCGCTCCCCGGCGCCTTCTCCTATCCCCCGGCCACCCCGCCATTCCACCATCACCCTTTCCTCCACTACCCGCAGGAGCAACTCCACCGGCCCCCGGCCATCTACCCCCCCGCTGTCGCCTCTTCCCACCCCCCCAGTCCCAATCCCAGCCCTAACCCTAGTCCTAGCCCCAACACCAATCCCGGCGCTCGCCTCATGGCGCTCCTGAATCCTCCCGCTCAACTCGAATCCGCCGTCTCGATGCCGCCCCCTTCATCCGCGCCATCGGAGTTCCTGGCTCCTTCCACTGCCGCCACTGCCATGCTTCACCCCATCCCGTCGGCCCCGCCTGCAGCTCTGGTCCAGTCAGCTCCGGTGAGGATGCCGAGCAACAAGTTGCCAAGGGGGCGGCTTCTTGGTGCCGGTGAACGGACAGTCTATGATGTGGATTTGAGGCTGCCAGGAGAGACACAGCCGCCACAGCTTGAGGTCACGCCGATTACCAAGTACATCTCGGACCCAGGGCTTGTTTTGGGCCGCCAGATCGCTGTCAACCGGAACTACATTTGCTATGGTCTTAAGCTTGGTGCTATCAGGGTGCTCAATATCAACACAGCTCTGAGATCATTGCTCAAGGGGCATTCTCAG AGGGTCACTGACATGGCTTTCTTTGCTGAAGATGTGCACTTATTGGCCAG TGCAAGCATTGATGGAAGGGTATTTGTCTGGAAGATTGATGAGGGGCCTGATACAGAAAATAAACCACAGATAACAGGAAAAATAGTAATGGCTGTTCAGATTGTAGGAGAGGGGGAGTCATGTCATCCACGAATTTGTTGGCACTCTCACAAACAA GAAATTTTGTTTGTTGGAATTGGATATTGGGTACTGAAAATTGACATTAACAAAGTTGGAAGAGGAAAGGAATTTTTGGCTGAGGAACCTATTAAATGTCATGTTGAGAAGCTGATTGATGGAGTGCAAATTATTGGTAAACATGATGGAGAAGTGACGGATTTGTCTATATCTCAATGGATGGTCACTCGCCTAGTGTCGGGATCAAAGGATGGAACG GTTAGAATCTGGGATGATCGTAAAATGGTGCCCCTTGCCATGTTCAAGCCACATGATGGTCATCCTGTTAACTCAGTGGCATTTATGACATCACCCCACCGCCCTGATCATATCAATCTCATTACAGCA GGACCTTTGAgtcgagaagtgaaaatttgggcTTCTGCTACTGAAGAAGGTTGGCTATTGCCTAGCGATTCTGAATCATGGCATTGTACTCAGACCTTGGAGTTAAAAAGTTCTTTGGAGCATCGAACTGAAGAGGCATTTTTCAATCAAATAGTTGTTTTGCCTCAAGCAAGCCTTATTGTTATTGCAAATGCAAAGAAGAATGCTATTTATGCTGTGCATGTTGACTATGGTCCATATCCTGCTTCTACGCACATGGACTATATAGCAGACTTTACTGTTGCAATGCCTATTTTGAGTCTTACTGCAACACATGATTTTCTTCCTGATGGAGAACAGGTGGTTCAAATCTACTGTGTACAGACACAGGCTATCCAACAATATGCATTGGATTTAATTCAATGTCTACCACCACCAACCACTAATGTTGGGTTGGTAAAGGATCCTTTATCTCGTGTTTTTGATACACCTAGTTTGGAAGGAGCAGGTGTCCCAGAGCCATCTTGTGGACTTACTGATAGCAGCCTCGACGGTGCATCTGCAACTTCACATGCTGTCGCTTCAGTTTCTTCTGAGGCCACCAGGACTAATGAATTGTCTGCCTCAAGTTTTGAAGTTCAGCCTAGCGCTCCTCCACTTATGAAAGCAGATGCTGATGCATTGCAGGTTGCACCATCTTCTGTTCCCTTAAATGTGGACTTTGCAGGAACATTACCTGCCCCGAAGAGCCCTGAGAAAATTGAGGAAGCACCATCACTTGGTGGCTGTGAAACTGATCGGTCATTTTCTGAGTATTCCGATGACAGAAAAGTGGATTCTGTTGTTCCAAGCACATTTGATGTTCCTATGACAAAAGAGACTACACCGAAGGAGGAATCTAAAGCAGGACACAGTGATCTCTCCAAGTTATCTAATCCTCGGATGATGTTTAAACTTGGTGGCAACTCAACTCATTTAATAACTCCTGCAGAAATTTTATCGGGTGCTATACCTTCTTCAGAAGGCAGCCGAGCCAATCAAAGAATAATTGAGGATGTTAAGCTTCAAAATATCACCACTGGTGACAACATCGACGGTTCTGATCTGGAAGTAAAAGTAGTGGGTGAGGGTAGATCAGGTCAGCAGGAACTTGATTCTCAGAAAGTGCCTCCAGATTATCCTGATGAGAACAAGGAGATATCCCCTGAGACTTCATTGGCTGACTTTGAGGTGGACAATGAGTGTTCTATCTTAACAGAAAATTCATTCGAGGAAGAAAGTCACCCAGGTGAGGACACTGCTATTCCTGGGTCAAAGAAACATCTGCCAAGTACTGTTGAGGAAGTTCCTGATGACACAAAAAATACAACAGAAGAGGTGACAGGATCTGCTGTTACTGCAGCATCTCAATCTCTTGCAGCTGACAAAGGGAAGAAACAGAAAGAAAATAAACACCAAATGTTAAGCCCTTCATCACCTTCCTCAAGCCCTTTCAATTCTACTGATACTTTGAATGAACCAGGTAGCAGTGCAAATGTCCCTTCAGCTGATGCTACTTTCCCTCAAATGCCTGCTATGCGGGAAATGCTGAACCAG ATTATGAGTATGCAAAAGGAAATGCAAAAGCAGATGGGTGTGATGGTGGCTGCACCAGTAGCAAAAGAAGGTAAAAGGGTGGAGACTATGTTAAGTAGGAGCATGGAGAAGATCATCAAGGCCAATGCAGATGCTTTGTGGGCCCGCATccaagaagaaaatgcaaaacatgAGAAGTTTGAGAAGGAGCGTATGCAGCAGATGACAAATCTAATAACCAACTATGTGAATAAGGACTTGCCAACCATTTTAGAAAAGGCACTAAAGAAAGAACTGTCTGCGATAGGGTCCACTGTAGCTCGTGCAATTACGCCTGTTATTTCTACAACTATCGCAGAGTCATTTCAG AGAGGAGTTGGTGATAAGACAGTGAACCAGCTAGAGAAATCTATGAGTTCTAAACTTGAAACTGCAGTTGCAAGACAAATCCAAACGCAGTTCCAAACTACTGGGAAGCAAGTTCTTCAG GATTCCCTGAGATCTTGTTTGGAATCATCAGTGGTTCCAGCATTTGATAACTCTTGTAAAGTGATGTTTGAGCAAGTGGAAAATGCATTCCAGAAAGGAATGAGTGAACACACTGCTTCTGCTCAGCAGCAGCTTGAGGCGGCAAATACTCCATTAGCACTTACTTTGAGG GAAGCAATCAACTCTGCTTCATCAATCACCCAAAATCTCACCACTGAATTGATTGATGGCCAGCGCAAGCTTTTGGCTCTTGTTGCTGCAGGAAACACAAAGGCACTGAGCCCTCTTGCTATGCAGCAATCAAATGGCTCGACACCTGGCCTTCCTGAGATT GTTGGGGCACCTGTAGATCCAACAAAGGAGCTCTCAAGATTAATATCGGAGCGGAAGTATGAGGAAGCATTCACAATGGCACTTCAAAGAAGTGATGTCTCCATTGTGTCTTGGCTGTGTACACAG GTTGATCTGCGGGCAATTTGCTCTACGGTGCCGCTTCCCTTGAGTCAAGGCGTCCTCCTGGCACTTCTGCAGCAACTTGCATGCGACTTGAATAACGAAACATCAAGAAAAGTTGGCTGGATGACTGATGTTGCCGTAGCAATCAACCCGACCGACCCCATGATCACGATGCACGTAAGGCCAATCTTTGAGCAAGTCTATAGCATGTTGGGCCACCAAAGAGCGCTTCCGACGACCGCTGCCTCTGAAACAACCAACATACGCCTATTGATGCATGTGATAAATTCTGTGCTTATGACCTGCAAGTGA
- the LOC135636100 gene encoding dnaJ homolog 1, mitochondrial-like gives MYSAHKKNMRMFSVRVGYELSGPGKPAVYIAHMVETVDPNIYIKPPFGLRLDRCSFGSLSLTKTTKKKMSAALTFAGMSLHGAGRHRTVVAEKWAPAAAGTRGRSPYEVLRVRETATAGEIKAAYRSMAKRFHPDVAADGRGDDFVEIHRAYEALSDPVARARYDLLMGRCWRGAERLRSRRWETDQCW, from the coding sequence ATGTATTCAGCGCATAAGAAAAATATGCGTATGTTTTCCGTCAGGGTAGGCTACGAGCTCAGTGGGCCAGGAAAGCCCGCGGTTTACATCGCCCACATGGTGGAGACCGTCGACCCTAACATTTATATTAAGCCTCCGTTTGGGCTCCGTCTGGATCGCTGCTCTTTTGGATCCCTTTCTCTTACTAAGACAACGAAGAAGAAGATGTCTGCAGCCCTAACCTTCGCCGGGATGTCCCTTCACGGCGCTGGCCGACACAGGACGGTGGTGGCGGAGAAATGGGCGCCGGCGGCCGCGGGGACGAGGGGGAGGAGTCCGTACGAGGTGCTTAGGGTGCGGGAGACGGCGACGGCGGGAGAGATCAAGGCGGCGTACCGGTCCATGGCCAAGCGGTTCCACCCGGACGTGGCTGCTGACGGGAGAGGGGACGACTTCGTGGAGATTCACCGGGCGTACGAGGCGCTGTCGGACCCGGTGGCGAGGGCGCGGTACGACCTCTTGATGGGGAGGTGTTGGCGGGGGGCGGAGCGCCTCCGATCCAGGAGGTGGGAAACGGACCAGTGCTGGTAG
- the LOC103978102 gene encoding AAA-ATPase At3g28580-like, translated as MFSFSDASGVRRFSSGPGGKAMSFLNSWIMLTMVGMVNQLPAILHLLYRRFKLWWSNEMQITISQEDRDWYSNSKVFSAVETYLSTRSTDDARRMKAYTNHNSHHLTLTMDDAQHIVDVFTPKVDDDGKKKDKTIKVRWTFYCRDGTGTTQRGNEETKFYTLKFSARHRSVVLNQYLVYIMERSQEIEQKNRQRNLYTNTMSSHMHWTKVVFRHPATFATLAMDPKKKQEIMNDLETFSKSRDYYVKLGKTWKRGYLLYGPPGSGKSTLIACMANLLDYDVFDLELTGIEDNTELRRLIVNTTSKSIIVIEDIDCSIHLSGTREIKGVNHNNEENVNEEMGQNKTVDNGQSKLTLSGLLNFVDGLWAACGGERLIVFTTNHVGKLDPALVRRGRMDVHIELGYCGFEAFKVLAKNYLEVEEHPLFDKVKELLEKVKITPADVAEQLMPKKLLADDKANRCLEGLVQTLENAIKDGGKKGERDAM; from the exons ATGTTTAGCTTTAGCGACGCAAGCGGAGTACGGCGCTTCAGCAGTGGTCCGGGCGGCAAGGCCATGTCTTTTCTAAACAGCTGGATCATGCTCACCATGGTTGGCATGGTGAACCAGTTGCCAGCCATACTCCACCTTCTGTACCGCCGCTTCAAGTTGTGGTGGTCCAACGAGATGCAGATCACCATTTCTCAGGAAGATCGGGATTGGTACAGCAACAGCAAGGTCTTCTCTGCCGTCGAGACTTACCTCAGCACCAGGTCAACCGACGACGCTCGTCGGATGAAGGCATACACTAATCACAACAGCCATCATCTCACGCTCACAATGGACGATGCTCAACATATCGTCGACGTCTTCACGCCGAAGGTTGACGACGATGGTAAGAAGAAGGACAAGACAATCAAGGTGAGGTGGACTTTCTACTGCCGGGACGGGACGGGAACGACTCAACGAGGGAACGAGGAGACGAAGTTCTATACGCTCAAGTTCAGTGCTCGACATCGATCGGTGGTGTTGAACCAATACCTTGTGTACATCATGGAGAGGAGCCAGGAGATCGAGCAGAAGAACCGGCAGCGGAATCTCTACACCAACACCATGAGCAGCCACATGCACTGGACGAAG GTGGTGTTCAGGCACCCGGCGACTTTTGCAACGCTCGCAATGGACCCCAAGAAGAAGCAAGAGATCATGAATGACCTAGAGACTTTTAGCAAGAGCCGGGACTACTATGTCAAGCTCGGCAAGACCTGGAAGCGCGGCTACCTTCTCTATGGTCCACCGGGCTCGGGCAAGTCCACCCTAATCGCTTGCATGGCCAACTTGCTCGACTACGATGTCTTCGACCTCGAGCTCACCGGCATCGAGGACAACACCGAGCTCCGCCGTCTGATTGTGAACACTACAAGTAAGTCGATCATCGTGATCGAGGACATCGACTGCTCCATCCATCTCTCCGGCACCCGAGAAATTAAAGGAGTCAACCATAACAACGAAGAAAATGTCAATGAGGAGATGGGGCAGAACAAGACGGTAGACAATGGGCAGAGCAAATTGACGCTCTCGGGGTTATTGAACTTCGTCGACGGTCTGTGGGCTGCATGCGGGGGCGAGAGGCTCATTGTTTTCACAACCAACCATGTGGGGAAACTAGACCCAGCGTTGGTGAGGAGGGGGAGGATGGATGTGCATATCGAGCTTGGGTACTGTGGTTTTGAAGCATTCAAGGTATTAGCCAAAAATTACTTGGAAGTGGAGGAGCACCCACTGTTCGACAAGGTGAAGGAATTGTTGGAGAAGGTGAAGATCACACCTGCAGACGTTGCGGAGCAGCTGATGCCAAAGAAGCTACTTGCAGACGACAAGGCAAATCGGTGTTTGGAGGGATTGGTTCAAACACTAGAGAATGCCATCAAAGATGGAGGAAAGAAGGGGGAGAGGGACGCTATGTAG
- the LOC135636105 gene encoding probable indole-3-pyruvate monooxygenase YUCCA10 — protein sequence MQTEVVIVGAGPSGLATAASLNILAIPYVVLEKDTCSASMWKLRTYDRLQLHLAKRFCELPHMPIPRNAPTYLPKAQFIQYLDAYVERFNINPVYSTDVQLASYDEDSKTWRVMARNALTDQVEEYRSRFLVVASGENCEGFIPDLPGLQSFSGEILHSSSYKSGRPYTDKSVLVVGSGNSGMEVAYDLAEHLARTSIVINSPLHVVTKEMICMAMVMLGCLPVCLVDALVGLLAKLKYGDLSRYGIVRPTMGPMRLKAVTGRSAVIDVGTVEKIKTGEIKVVKGITNIRANEVEFADGNSYQYDAIVFATGFRTNPRKWLQDADSFLNEEGYPREKFPNHWKGRNDLYFVGFARSGLPACSMDALNTANDIAKKRTVS from the exons ATGCAGACTGAAGTAGTGATCGTCGGCGCCGGGCCTTCCGGTTTGGCCACTGCAGCAAGCCTCAATATTCTCGCAATTCCCTACGTGGTGCTCGAGAAGGATACCTGTAGTGCATCAATGTGGAAGCTTCGGACCTACGATCGTCTGCAGCTTCACCTGGCCAAGCGGTTCTGCGAGCTGCCGCACATGCCGATCCCCAGAAACGCCCCGACCTACCTCCCCAAGGCTCAGTTCATCCAGTACTTGGACGCTTACGTCGAACGTTTCAACATCAACCCTGTTTACTCCACTGACGTCCAGCTCGCCTCCTACGACGAAGACAGCAAGACCTGGAGAGTCATGGCGAGGAACGCGCTGACCGATCAGGTTGAGGAGTACAGGAGTCGGTTCTTGGTGGTGGCTTCCGGCGAGAACTGCGAAGGGTTCATCCCGGACCTCCCCGGGCTGCAGAGCTTCTCCGGGGAAATCCTCCACTCGTCGTCCTACAAGTCGGGCAGACCCTACACCGACAAGAGCGTCCTCGTAGTCGGAAGTGGCAATTCCGGGATGGAGGTAGCTTATGATCTGGCGGAACACCTAGCGAGGACTTCCATAGTCATCAACAGCCCG CTTCATGTGGTGACCAAGGAGATGATCTGCATGGCGATGGTTATGCTGGGTTGTCTCCCTGTATGTTTGGTGGATGCATTAGTTGGCCTTCTGGCCAAGTTGAAGTACGGAGACTTGTCCAGGTACGGTATTGTTAGGCCAACCATGGGGCCGATGCGCCTCAAGGCCGTCACCGGAAGGTCAGCCGTTATCGACGTCGGGACCGTCGAAAAGATCAAGACTGGAGAGATCAAG GTGGTGAAAGGGATAACCAACATCAGAGCAAATGAGGTCGAGTTCGCAGATGGCAATTCATACCAGTACGATGCTATAGTCTTTGCCACCGGCTTCAGAACCAATCCCAGGAAATGGCTACAG GATGCTGATTCATTCCTGAACGAAGAAGGGTATCCTAGAGAAAAGTTTCCGAATCACTGGAAGGGAAGGAACGATCTCTATTTTGTAGGTTTTGCCAGAAGTGGGTTGCCCGCATGTTCAATGGACGCTCTAAACACTGCCAATGACATCGCAAAAAAGAGAACAGTTTCTTAG
- the LOC103977872 gene encoding probable indole-3-pyruvate monooxygenase YUCCA10, protein MKTEVVIVGAGPSGLATAACLSVLSIPYVVLEREACSASLWKLRTYDRVKLHLAKRFCELPHMPIPRNAPTFVPKNQFIQYLDAYVERFNINPVYSSHVELASYDEASKTWRVMARNALTDQVEEYRSRFLVVASGENSEGFIPDLPGLQTFSGKILHSSSYKSGRPYTSKKVLVVGSGNSGMEIAYDLAEHEARTSIVINSPLHVVTKEMIHMAMVMLGYLPVSVVDALVVLLSKLKYGDLSTYGIVRPSLGPMRLKAVTGRSSVIDVGTIEKIKTGEIEVVKGVTNIRGNEVEFEDGKSYHYDAIVFATGFRTNPGKWLQDADSFIGEEGYPRQKFPNHWKGRNDLYFVGFARSGLAGCSTDAQNAADDIARKRTTVSYSSQR, encoded by the exons ATGAAGACTGAAGTAGTGATCGTCGGTGCCGGGCCTTCCGGTTTGGCCACCGCTGCATGCCTCAGTGTTCTCTCTATTCCCTACGTGGTGCTCGAGAGGGAGGCCTGCAGTGCGTCGCTGTGGAAGCTTCGGACCTACGATCGTGTGAAGCTTCATTTGGCCAAGCGGTTCTGCGAGCTGCCGCACATGCCGATCCCCAGAAACGCCCCGACCTTCGTCCCCAAGAATCAGTTCATCCAGTACTTGGACGCTTACGTCGAACGTTTCAACATCAACCCCGTTTACTCCTCTCACGTCGAGCTCGCCTCCTACGACGAAGCCAGCAAGACCTGGCGCGTCATGGCGAGGAACGCGCTGACCGATCAGGTCGAGGAGTACAGGAGTCGGTTCTTGGTGGTGGCTTCCGGCGAGAACTCCGAAGGGTTCATCCCGGACCTCCCCGGCCTGCAGACCTTCTCCGGGAAAATCCTCCACTCGTCGTCCTACAAGTCGGGCAGACCCTACACCAGCAAGAAAGTCCTCGTCGTCGGCAGTGGCAATTCCGGGATGGAGATAGCTTATGATCTGGCGGAACACGAAGCGAGGACTTCCATAGTCATCAACAGCCCG CTTCATGTGGTGACCAAGGAGATGATACATATGGCGATGGTCATGCTGGGTTATCTCCCTGTAAGTGTGGTGGATGCATTAGTTGTCCTTCTGTCCAAGTTGAAGTACGGAGACTTGTCCACGTACGGCATTGTTAGACCAAGCTTGGGGCCGATGCGCCTCAAGGCCGTCACCGGAAGGTCATCCGTTATCGACGTCGGGACCATCGAAAAGATCAAGACGGGAGAGATCGAG GTGGTGAAGGGCGTAACCAACATCAGAGGAAATGAGGTTGAGTTCGAAGATGGCAAATCATACCATTACGATGCTATAGTCTTTGCCACCGGCTTCAGAACCAATCCCGGGAAATGGCTACAG GATGCTGATTCATTCATAGGCGAAGAAGGGTATCCCAGACAAAAGTTTCCAAATCACTGGAAGGGAAGGAATGATCTCTACTTTGTAGGTTTTGCTAGAAGTGGGTTGGCCGGTTGTTCGACGGACGCTCAAAACGCTGCCGATGACATCGCCAGAAAGAGAACAACAGTTTCTTATTCTTCACAGAGATAA
- the LOC103977874 gene encoding probable amino acid permease 7 — MAGEEEEGSSPLLLKLPKASEEQEEHVNRSGTIWTTIAHIITAVIGAGVLSLAWSVAQLGWIAGPIVMVLFAAVTLIQSTLLADCYRTPDPENGHLRNRHYMDAVRLFLGERSVWICGFLQQLSLYGAGLAYTITAATSMRAIQKSDCYHREGRNAACSYGESFYMLLFGVVQIVFSQIPDFHEMAWLSIFAAIMSFSYSFIGFALGLAKVIGDGTIKGGIGGIPMASTSQKVWRVSQALGDIAFAYPYSIILFEIEDTLKSPPPENQTMKKASMTSIFITTSFYLCCGCFGYAAFGNDTPGNLLTGFGFYEPYWLIDFANACIVLHLVGGYQVYCQPVFCFVERLAAGRFPNSGFVNKLYTIRLPLLPPCRTNLFRLCFRTVYVATTTGLAMFFPYFNQVLGLLGAFGFWPLAVYFPVEMYLVQKKIRAWTKKWVLLQMFSVVCLLVSIFAFIGSVVGVISEKLS; from the exons ATGgctggagaagaggaagaagggagcTCCCCTTTGCTGTTGAAGCTTCCAAAAGCATCAGAGGAGCAGGAAGAGCATGTGAACAGAAGTG GCACCATATGGACAACCATCGCCCACATAATAACAGCAGTGATCGGCGCCGGAGTTCTCTCTCTGGCGTGGAGCGTGGCTCAACTGGGTTGGATCGCTGGCCCCATAGTCATGGTGCTCTTTGCTGCAGTCACTCTGATCCAATCAACGCTGCTCGCGGATTGCTACAGAACACCCGACCCTGAGAATGGACATCTCAGGAACCGCCACTACATGGATGCTGTGAGGCTTTTCTTGG GTGAGAGAAGTGTTTGGATTTGTGGGTTCCTTCAGCAACTAAGCTTGTACGGTGCAGGGTTAGCCTACACCATCACAGCTGCCACCAGCATGAG GGCCATTCAGAAATCAGATTGTTATCATAGAGAAGGCCGAAATGCTGCATGCTCATATGGAGAGAGTTTTTACATGCTGCTGTTTGGAGTTGTTCAGATAGTTTTCTCCCAGATACCTGACTTCCATGAAATGGCATGGCTCTCTATTTTTGCAGCCATCATGTCCTTCAGCTACTCTTTCATTGGATTCGCACTTGGCCTGGCCAAAGTGATTG GAGATGGAACAATAAAAGGTGGGATCGGAGGCATTCCCATGGCATCTACATCACAGAAAGTGTGGCGGGTTTCTCaagcgctgggagacatagcattTGCCTACCCATACTCGATTATTCTCTTTGAAATAGAG GATACACTGAAATCGCCGCCGCCGGAGAACCAAACGATGAAGAAAGCATCCATGACCTCCATTTTTATCACCACATCCTTCTACCTCTGCTGCGGCTGTTTCGGCTACGCCGCCTTCGGCAATGACACTCCGGGAAACCTCTTGACAGGGTTTGGCTTTTACGAACCCTACTGGCTCATCGACTTCGCCAATGCTTGTATTGTCCTCCACCTCGTGGGAGGCTATCAG GTTTACTGCCAGCCAGTGTTCTGTTTCGTGGAGAGATTGGCTGCAGGGAGGTTCCCCAACAGTGGGTTCGTGAACAAGCTGTACACGATCCGGTTGCCATTGTTGCCACCGTGCAGAACGAATCTGTTCAGGCTGTGCTTTAGAACAGTGTACGTGGCGACCACAACAGGCCTCGCCATGTTCTTTCCCTACTTCAATCAGGTGTTGGGACTGTTGGGAGCCTTCGGCTTCTGGCCCCTGGCCGTGTACTTCCCCGTGGAGATGTACCTTGTGCAGAAGAAGATAAGAGCTTGGACGAAGAAATGGGTTCTTCTTCAGATGTTCAGTGTTGTCTGCTTGCTTGTTAGCATATTCGCCTTCATTGGATCAGTTGTTGGAGTGATCAGTGAGAAGCTAAGCTAA